From Terriglobales bacterium, one genomic window encodes:
- a CDS encoding TonB-dependent receptor, with protein MRTVFFHLLFIITLVASNALAQEIRATISGTVTDQSGAIMPNVSVTVRNLDTANETTITTASDGSFRVPQLLPGNYELRASATGFRRAVRPGIHLNVGDHAVVDMQMAVGLLNEEVQVTDAPPVIETTSSELSGIVDDKQMRDLPLNGRDFFQLTMLQPGVVPATNAGPNPWGQGGIAKATVNGMRPTYNNITIDGTDVNDPTYNIPPGGASGAFLGVEAIKEFRIVTNTMSAEYGRNAGSAISAITQSGTNKLHGSVYEFLRNSIFDAKNYFDLPQQPIPHFSRNQFGGAIGGPIAKDRTFFFVNYEGLREALGRTATATVPDALAHRGFLPDPNNPGTLTNVGVNPAVAPFLALYPLPNGQNFGDGTGLLTSSASQPTTENYLTARIDQKLGANGLLFGRYTLDRSDTENPFLSTFVPGFRAFQFRRNQFFTLSETQTFTTKLLNEFRFGFNRTVYGANAANSNPGVTISALAPSGPLGLLDIQGLSAVGNSVLFPITSAGNTFQFIDNFSINTTRHLIKFGADIRRVQMNGKFDLYSGGAYTFFTVSDFLQAAPFSYFGAVAPSDSNRGYRQTALGFFAQDDFKVRPSLVLNLGLRYEYNTTPTEARGRIVNIRDTLHDTAVTLGDPLYEAPTKMFSPRIGFAWTPWAGRKTVIRGGYGIFYDQIWMNLYGNTRWSPPYYHTTFFLFPKFPDALAGAGATIPVGINAPIQFHMAQPYAMQYNLNVQQDLSHNFAFTMAYVGARGVHLPTQEQVNPPTPTVQPDGRLFFAAGAPRLNPNFGPIGNVHMRSNSFYNGLQAKVERRSGALQFQAAYTFSRSIDDASGPYPTDWTTDPAVPQNPFNLRDNRSISSFDHTHALTANLVYELPFGQGKQFGASWPGVLNAIAGGWSVSGITSAISGGPFTVLLGFDRCQTVDTPCRPDVVPGKLRILGNPNQWYDPAGFSVPAAGFLGNAPRNPLRGPRLFTQDIGLRKEFRFSERTRLEFRSELFNVFNHPNFAAPNNTRDPTGAGGRGDVVFADASGTPVGNAGKIFSTVTTSRQIQFALKLSF; from the coding sequence ATGAGAACGGTATTCTTTCATTTATTGTTCATCATCACTCTGGTTGCGTCGAATGCACTGGCACAAGAGATCCGAGCGACAATCTCCGGAACAGTAACCGACCAATCGGGCGCCATCATGCCCAATGTAAGCGTCACGGTTCGAAACTTAGATACGGCAAACGAAACCACGATCACAACCGCGTCAGATGGTTCGTTCCGCGTTCCTCAATTGCTTCCCGGCAACTACGAACTCCGCGCATCCGCCACTGGCTTCAGAAGGGCTGTTCGCCCGGGGATACATCTGAATGTCGGCGACCACGCGGTTGTCGACATGCAGATGGCCGTGGGCCTCCTGAATGAAGAAGTGCAGGTGACCGACGCTCCTCCCGTGATCGAAACAACTTCTTCCGAATTGAGCGGCATAGTTGATGACAAGCAGATGCGCGACCTTCCGCTTAACGGTCGAGATTTCTTCCAGCTCACAATGCTACAGCCGGGGGTTGTCCCCGCCACCAACGCTGGCCCGAACCCATGGGGTCAGGGTGGTATCGCGAAGGCTACCGTCAATGGCATGCGGCCCACGTACAACAACATTACGATTGATGGCACTGACGTAAACGACCCGACCTACAACATCCCTCCCGGGGGTGCCTCGGGAGCATTTCTCGGAGTAGAAGCCATCAAGGAGTTTCGTATTGTCACCAACACGATGAGCGCCGAATACGGTCGCAACGCCGGCTCGGCGATTAGCGCGATTACTCAATCAGGTACTAATAAGTTGCACGGATCTGTTTACGAGTTCCTGCGAAACAGTATCTTCGATGCCAAGAATTACTTCGACCTGCCGCAACAGCCGATTCCTCACTTCAGCAGAAACCAATTTGGAGGTGCAATCGGCGGCCCCATTGCAAAGGACCGCACATTCTTTTTTGTCAACTACGAGGGCCTGCGCGAGGCGCTTGGACGCACCGCGACTGCTACGGTTCCAGACGCGCTCGCGCATCGGGGATTCTTGCCGGATCCGAACAATCCAGGAACACTCACCAACGTTGGGGTCAATCCGGCAGTGGCTCCGTTTCTCGCGCTGTACCCATTGCCCAATGGACAAAACTTCGGCGACGGAACGGGACTGTTGACCTCCTCCGCTTCGCAGCCCACTACCGAAAACTATTTGACGGCCAGAATTGATCAGAAGCTGGGTGCGAATGGGTTGCTATTCGGCAGGTATACCCTCGACAGAAGCGATACCGAGAACCCCTTCTTGAGCACTTTTGTGCCGGGGTTCCGCGCTTTCCAATTCCGTCGTAACCAATTCTTTACTCTTTCAGAAACGCAGACGTTCACGACAAAGCTGTTGAACGAATTCCGGTTTGGATTCAACCGTACTGTCTACGGAGCCAATGCCGCCAATTCCAATCCCGGAGTCACCATCTCGGCGCTGGCACCGAGTGGGCCGCTTGGTTTGTTAGATATTCAGGGTCTCTCGGCCGTCGGTAATAGCGTTCTTTTCCCCATTACTTCCGCGGGAAACACTTTTCAATTCATCGACAACTTCAGCATCAACACCACTCGTCACCTCATCAAGTTTGGAGCCGACATTCGCCGGGTACAAATGAACGGCAAGTTCGATCTGTACTCCGGCGGCGCTTACACCTTCTTTACGGTGAGCGATTTTCTGCAGGCAGCTCCGTTCTCGTACTTCGGGGCGGTTGCACCGTCCGACTCAAACCGTGGCTATCGGCAGACCGCTCTCGGGTTCTTTGCTCAGGACGATTTCAAAGTCCGGCCCAGCCTGGTTCTTAACCTGGGTCTCCGGTATGAGTACAACACGACGCCCACAGAAGCACGCGGGCGCATCGTCAACATCCGCGATACCTTGCACGATACCGCAGTTACTCTCGGCGACCCGCTGTACGAAGCTCCTACGAAAATGTTTTCACCGCGCATCGGCTTCGCCTGGACGCCTTGGGCTGGGCGTAAAACTGTGATTCGAGGTGGGTATGGGATCTTCTATGACCAGATCTGGATGAACCTGTATGGGAACACGCGCTGGTCGCCTCCGTACTACCACACCACGTTCTTTCTGTTTCCGAAATTCCCGGACGCATTGGCCGGCGCGGGAGCAACCATCCCAGTGGGAATCAATGCGCCCATCCAATTCCACATGGCCCAGCCCTATGCCATGCAATACAACCTGAACGTGCAACAGGACCTCTCTCACAACTTTGCATTCACCATGGCGTACGTGGGAGCCCGTGGAGTGCACTTGCCTACCCAGGAACAAGTGAACCCCCCTACCCCAACCGTGCAGCCGGATGGAAGATTGTTCTTCGCGGCTGGTGCGCCTCGCCTGAATCCGAATTTCGGGCCGATTGGTAATGTCCACATGCGGTCTAACTCCTTTTACAACGGCCTGCAGGCCAAGGTCGAGCGACGTTCGGGGGCCTTACAGTTCCAGGCTGCCTACACGTTTTCACGCTCAATTGATGATGCGTCGGGACCATATCCTACTGATTGGACCACTGACCCTGCTGTTCCCCAAAACCCATTCAACTTGCGCGATAACCGTTCGATCTCCTCCTTCGACCACACCCATGCGCTCACGGCCAACCTCGTGTACGAGCTGCCGTTCGGTCAGGGGAAGCAATTCGGAGCGAGTTGGCCTGGTGTCTTGAATGCTATTGCCGGAGGTTGGTCGGTTTCCGGTATCACGAGTGCGATCAGCGGTGGCCCGTTTACCGTCCTTCTTGGTTTCGACCGTTGCCAGACAGTAGATACGCCGTGCCGTCCTGATGTGGTCCCCGGCAAGCTGCGAATCCTCGGCAATCCGAATCAATGGTACGATCCCGCGGGGTTCAGTGTGCCTGCGGCAGGCTTCCTCGGCAACGCCCCCCGCAACCCTCTACGCGGACCGCGTCTCTTCACCCAGGATATAGGGCTAAGGAAGGAGTTTCGTTTTTCCGAGAGGACCAGACTAGAGTTTCGTTCGGAGCTGTTCAATGTCTTTAATCATCCCAACTTCGCCGCGCCTAATAACACAAGAGATCCAACCGGGGCGGGAGGTCGGGGCGACGTAGTCTTTGCAGATGCCAGCGGGACGCCGGTCGGCAATGCGGGCAAGATATTCAGCACTGTCACTACGTCTCGCCAAATCCAGTTTGCGTTGAAGCTAAGCTTCTAA
- a CDS encoding DUF308 domain-containing protein yields MDRAASETPFRAENPGSRPIARASLEALPRSWSAQLGAALILVGIVALSTTRTQTFAPEMLFAWLIVFSGIVEAVHAFHVRRSAEFFLHITPAIAGVPIGLLIAAHSAAGAIAWMLLLASYFTVIGLFRMIAAFRLKFPGWTWMVFDGAVTLLLGTILWTAWPWLGPQFFGLALGLSLIARGWSSIMSGRIPHNFRSSNSQGYTGSLSARRYQ; encoded by the coding sequence ATGGACAGGGCAGCTTCCGAAACTCCATTCAGAGCAGAAAACCCAGGGAGTCGGCCAATAGCACGTGCCTCGTTGGAGGCTCTGCCTCGCAGTTGGTCCGCCCAGCTCGGTGCCGCTCTGATCCTTGTCGGCATCGTTGCACTTAGTACCACTCGGACCCAGACATTTGCGCCGGAGATGCTTTTTGCATGGCTAATCGTGTTCAGTGGAATTGTGGAAGCCGTGCACGCTTTTCACGTACGCAGGTCAGCTGAATTTTTCTTGCACATCACGCCGGCAATTGCAGGCGTTCCCATCGGGTTGTTAATAGCCGCTCATTCCGCTGCTGGTGCGATCGCCTGGATGCTGCTGTTGGCTTCTTATTTCACAGTGATTGGTCTCTTTCGCATGATTGCCGCATTTCGACTTAAATTTCCGGGGTGGACCTGGATGGTCTTCGACGGCGCTGTCACGCTCTTGTTGGGGACCATCTTGTGGACCGCATGGCCGTGGCTAGGACCGCAGTTCTTCGGCCTGGCCCTGGGCCTATCGCTGATAGCTAGGGGCTGGTCGTCGATTATGTCAGGGCGAATTCCCCACAATTTTCGGAGCTCCAATTCGCAGGGATATACCGGCAGTTTGAGCGCGAGGCGTTATCAGTAA
- the grpE gene encoding nucleotide exchange factor GrpE, protein MAETKSQIPEPADAEQTSLGQASETRQPAQQGTDSTQNEVEQIKSERDVLLDRVARVQAEFENVRKRNARAQQEFKEFALEDALKSLLPILDSFDRALQAPAVNLQDFRSGVELIRKQLHDALSKLGLRRIPSRGEPFDPHLHEAVEMSENAVGDEAHVEEELQRGYKLRDRLLRPAMVRVGQRQKKAN, encoded by the coding sequence ATGGCTGAGACTAAGTCACAAATACCGGAACCGGCGGATGCAGAACAAACCTCACTGGGACAAGCGTCAGAAACTCGGCAGCCTGCACAGCAAGGCACGGATTCAACGCAGAATGAGGTGGAACAAATAAAGTCAGAGCGCGACGTACTTCTCGATCGTGTCGCCCGCGTGCAAGCGGAGTTTGAAAATGTCCGCAAGCGCAATGCCCGGGCACAACAGGAATTCAAGGAATTTGCTCTCGAGGACGCTCTCAAGTCCTTGTTGCCCATCCTGGACAGTTTTGATCGCGCCCTGCAAGCACCTGCCGTGAATCTGCAGGACTTTCGTTCTGGCGTGGAGCTGATCCGCAAGCAATTACACGATGCGCTCAGCAAGCTCGGGCTCAGGCGAATACCATCTCGGGGTGAGCCTTTCGATCCGCACCTGCACGAAGCAGTTGAGATGTCAGAAAATGCAGTTGGCGACGAGGCCCACGTCGAGGAAGAACTTCAACGTGGCTACAAACTCCGAGACCGCCTGTTGCGTCCTGCAATGGTGCGGGTGGGACAACGTCAGAAGAAAGCAAACTAA
- a CDS encoding co-chaperone GroES, translating to MAINFVPLHDRILVRRIEEQETTRGGLIIPDTAQEKPQEGEVLAVGKGKTNENGKVLPLDVKAGDRILFGKFAGNDIILEGEDLLIMREDEVLGLLAKSSKRAREAA from the coding sequence ATGGCCATAAATTTCGTTCCACTGCACGATCGCATCCTGGTGCGCCGTATTGAAGAGCAGGAAACCACCAGGGGTGGACTCATCATTCCAGATACCGCGCAGGAAAAGCCGCAAGAAGGCGAGGTCTTAGCGGTCGGCAAGGGCAAAACCAACGAAAATGGTAAGGTCCTTCCTCTGGACGTCAAAGCCGGAGATCGAATTCTGTTCGGAAAATTCGCGGGTAACGACATTATTCTGGAAGGCGAAGATCTTCTAATCATGCGAGAAGATGAAGTGCTGGGATTATTGGCGAAGAGTAGCAAGCGGGCCCGAGAGGCAGCATAG
- a CDS encoding Hsp20/alpha crystallin family protein, translating into MSAQKSNQQSTSQTSSQGEERGQRGQQTTLARRGGALPSLPSLLLDPFAIFDDSPFSIISRIQQEMNRVMGQSRAANASGRGDDLSTTAWTPAVDIAVQDGNLVVAAELPGLKENDVRVEIDNDVLVIQGERRDEREEGDGGIRRIERRYGRFYRAIALPDGVNPEQARAEFRDGVLYVTVPLPQDQNNVRQIPVQTSTSQQERGQGGEQKTTEAPAQKAA; encoded by the coding sequence ATGTCAGCACAAAAGTCAAACCAGCAATCAACTTCACAGACCAGCTCTCAGGGGGAAGAAAGAGGACAGCGAGGTCAACAAACCACGTTGGCCCGTCGCGGTGGCGCGCTTCCCAGTCTTCCTTCACTCTTACTAGATCCTTTTGCCATCTTCGACGATAGCCCCTTCTCAATAATCAGCAGGATCCAGCAGGAGATGAACCGGGTGATGGGGCAATCAAGGGCCGCCAATGCTTCGGGTCGAGGCGATGACCTGAGCACTACGGCATGGACGCCTGCGGTTGACATCGCCGTCCAGGATGGAAACCTGGTTGTGGCTGCTGAACTGCCGGGCCTCAAAGAGAATGACGTCAGAGTGGAGATTGATAACGATGTCCTGGTCATCCAAGGGGAACGCCGGGACGAGCGAGAGGAAGGTGATGGCGGAATTCGTCGGATTGAGCGGAGATATGGGCGTTTCTATCGCGCTATCGCCCTGCCCGACGGGGTCAATCCTGAGCAGGCCCGCGCCGAATTTCGGGATGGCGTGTTGTACGTAACCGTACCACTTCCTCAGGATCAGAATAACGTGCGGCAAATACCCGTTCAAACGTCAACATCGCAACAAGAACGGGGACAGGGAGGCGAGCAGAAGACGACTGAAGCTCCCGCACAGAAGGCAGCCTGA
- the trxA gene encoding thioredoxin, with protein sequence MPVIRSCKTCGRKNRIPAAHLADSGRCGACKSQLPPLGEPLEVDREQFEEIVHNARVPVLADFWASWCGPCHMAAPEVARTASDLAGQAVVMKVDTERYPELASRYNVRGIPNFVVFFKGRPVSQQAGVMDHQQLESLLKSAAWAPAA encoded by the coding sequence ATGCCGGTGATCCGATCATGTAAGACTTGTGGACGCAAGAACCGCATTCCGGCAGCACACCTTGCAGACAGCGGCCGCTGCGGCGCATGTAAGTCTCAACTGCCTCCGCTAGGTGAGCCGCTGGAGGTCGATCGTGAGCAGTTCGAGGAGATCGTGCACAACGCTCGCGTTCCCGTCTTAGCTGATTTCTGGGCCTCATGGTGCGGACCCTGCCATATGGCAGCACCTGAGGTCGCTCGTACTGCCTCCGACCTGGCCGGACAAGCAGTGGTCATGAAGGTGGATACCGAACGTTATCCTGAGCTGGCGTCCCGCTACAACGTCCGCGGCATACCGAATTTTGTGGTGTTCTTCAAAGGCCGTCCCGTTTCACAGCAGGCGGGAGTCATGGACCATCAGCAACTGGAAAGCTTGTTAAAGTCCGCCGCATGGGCGCCCGCGGCTTGA
- a CDS encoding PRC-barrel domain-containing protein — MPFYSTLRDYHFQDENDDIRGTCVFDRSGQQELGSVHDVVIDVDDCEIAYVVVRSGKREVLLPADRVHLWGESLVADVRKDEFDSLLDFDDQVLDNSEQWDAYRDLYAEAFMKIGQRPSLAPVEVPGKASPPTLDQDPWQQLARAIRLDRSEILRREGEIRNRLGPILARDK; from the coding sequence ATGCCTTTTTACAGCACCTTACGCGATTACCACTTTCAGGATGAAAACGACGACATTCGCGGCACATGCGTTTTCGATCGCTCTGGACAACAGGAACTCGGGTCAGTGCACGACGTGGTCATAGACGTGGATGACTGTGAGATCGCTTACGTGGTGGTTCGTAGCGGCAAGCGTGAGGTCTTGCTGCCGGCAGACCGAGTTCACTTGTGGGGCGAAAGCTTGGTGGCAGACGTTCGGAAGGACGAATTCGACTCCTTGCTTGACTTTGACGACCAAGTCCTGGATAACTCGGAGCAGTGGGACGCATATCGGGATCTTTACGCTGAAGCATTTATGAAAATCGGCCAAAGGCCCTCGCTGGCGCCCGTCGAGGTTCCCGGAAAGGCGTCTCCCCCTACTCTCGATCAAGACCCTTGGCAGCAGCTCGCACGAGCCATTCGGCTCGACCGTTCAGAGATCCTTCGCCGCGAAGGCGAAATTCGAAATCGGCTAGGGCCCATCCTCGCCAGGGACAAGTGA
- a CDS encoding HdeD family acid-resistance protein: MVTTPLSIEVESLRRRWGWFLALGIMMVVLGTIAFLIIPAATLGTVLVLGWLLVVSGIIEAIHAFRVRRWGGAVLHLIAGILGTLVGLLVVTHPVAGALAWTLLFASFFTAFGLLRLITAIRLKYPNWGWAVFDGIVSLVLGILLWAEWPWSGLWFLGLAVGVSLILRGWSYIMLALAIHNLRAPAQAQVRQAA; encoded by the coding sequence ATGGTTACAACGCCATTGTCAATTGAAGTAGAGAGTTTGCGGCGCAGGTGGGGATGGTTCCTGGCACTCGGAATCATGATGGTGGTTCTGGGAACTATTGCATTCCTCATTATTCCCGCAGCCACCCTGGGAACTGTGCTCGTGCTGGGTTGGCTACTGGTGGTGAGTGGCATCATCGAGGCTATACATGCGTTTCGCGTCCGACGTTGGGGCGGCGCCGTGCTTCATCTCATCGCTGGAATTTTGGGAACGCTCGTCGGCTTACTGGTGGTGACTCATCCCGTTGCCGGCGCCCTTGCATGGACGCTTCTTTTTGCGTCGTTCTTTACCGCGTTTGGTTTACTCCGGTTGATCACTGCAATTCGCTTGAAGTATCCCAACTGGGGCTGGGCAGTTTTTGATGGGATCGTTAGCCTGGTGCTAGGAATCCTACTTTGGGCAGAGTGGCCATGGTCGGGGCTATGGTTCCTGGGACTAGCTGTAGGAGTGTCACTAATTCTGCGCGGTTGGTCATACATTATGCTTGCGCTCGCGATTCACAACCTGCGAGCACCTGCACAAGCACAAGTGAGACAAGCAGCTTAA
- a CDS encoding response regulator transcription factor has protein sequence MRSGAENWPATKVQEIWQHNSNLRPISGTALEGITEATQLESAGREGQVKANRSFTILVVDDHPVVREGLVALINRRSDMRVIAEASNGQEAVEKFLAQRPDVVLLDLRMPVMGGVETVMAICHEDPTARISMFTVCHCEEDIYRALRAGAQGYVLKEAPADELLACIRAIGEGRTWIPPDVGAKLAKRVADPELTNREREVLHAVATGKSNKEIGSAFNISEATVKVHVTHILEKLKVAGRTEAINVAAKRGLVHLGSGIAA, from the coding sequence ATGCGATCTGGTGCTGAAAATTGGCCTGCAACCAAGGTCCAGGAGATCTGGCAGCATAACAGCAATTTGCGGCCTATTTCCGGTACTGCCCTGGAGGGCATCACTGAGGCGACCCAACTGGAATCAGCAGGACGAGAGGGTCAGGTGAAGGCAAATAGAAGTTTCACGATTCTGGTGGTGGATGATCATCCGGTGGTACGCGAAGGCTTAGTCGCACTTATAAATCGCCGTTCGGATATGCGAGTCATCGCTGAGGCGAGCAATGGCCAAGAAGCCGTGGAAAAATTCCTTGCTCAGCGGCCGGATGTTGTCCTGCTCGATCTGCGGATGCCGGTTATGGGTGGAGTAGAAACGGTCATGGCTATTTGCCACGAAGACCCCACGGCACGGATTTCGATGTTCACGGTGTGCCACTGCGAGGAAGACATTTACCGCGCGTTACGAGCAGGAGCACAAGGATACGTGCTGAAGGAGGCCCCAGCCGACGAGCTGCTCGCCTGTATCCGCGCGATTGGTGAAGGGCGTACGTGGATCCCACCAGACGTTGGCGCCAAGCTGGCAAAGCGGGTCGCCGATCCCGAGTTGACGAACCGCGAACGAGAGGTCCTTCACGCCGTGGCGACTGGCAAAAGCAACAAGGAGATTGGATCAGCTTTTAACATCAGTGAAGCTACAGTGAAGGTGCACGTCACGCACATCCTGGAAAAGCTCAAAGTCGCCGGCCGTACTGAGGCCATAAATGTGGCTGCGAAGAGGGGCCTGGTACATCTAGGCTCGGGGATTGCGGCTTGA
- a CDS encoding amidohydrolase family protein: MHFLKTWFGVRLALVLAMFALCGVGNAQSSDVIAIVGGQLVDGNGGPPVHRSVVLVKGKKIQAVGREGELQIPANAKVVDAHGMTVMPGLIEMHTHLLILGAGDYYQWFPWLERQKRAMEVMKITAHQLLMQGVTTARDVMSPTDESIQLRDAINSGKEVGPRLFVTGAFIARNCWMLSTYYCDKITTPEEGVALTRKRIASGVDWVKAWMGVTAEDLKAITEEAHKAGKKVATHGTNDAEINAAVDAHVDSIEHTGGAASGPFSPQLINKMAQSGIWVVPTMMQGWVYKLTEDFPERVDDPQLKKDFPPDIYKLAHEQTEHPERLQYYFADIHERIKAMPDAWKQLISGISNHILLGTDSGTPLNWQTNATRNELILFVQNGMTPLQAISAGTRWPAMALGKLDEFGTVVPNKYADIIVVDGNPLEDMAYMKNVVHIFKEGVQVK, translated from the coding sequence ATGCATTTTTTGAAAACTTGGTTCGGTGTGCGGTTGGCGCTCGTGCTTGCAATGTTTGCGCTCTGTGGGGTAGGGAATGCGCAAAGTTCTGACGTGATTGCGATTGTAGGAGGTCAACTGGTAGACGGCAACGGAGGGCCGCCGGTACACCGCTCTGTCGTCCTGGTCAAGGGCAAGAAGATTCAGGCTGTGGGCAGGGAAGGTGAGCTTCAGATTCCGGCAAACGCGAAGGTGGTTGATGCTCATGGCATGACGGTGATGCCCGGACTCATTGAGATGCATACCCATTTGCTCATCTTGGGGGCGGGTGATTACTACCAGTGGTTCCCCTGGCTCGAACGTCAAAAGCGTGCGATGGAGGTAATGAAGATCACTGCGCACCAGCTCTTGATGCAAGGAGTCACCACGGCGCGGGACGTGATGAGTCCGACCGACGAATCGATTCAGTTACGAGATGCGATCAATTCAGGCAAGGAAGTTGGCCCGCGGCTTTTCGTAACAGGAGCGTTCATTGCACGCAATTGCTGGATGCTCTCGACCTATTACTGCGACAAGATCACTACCCCAGAAGAAGGGGTTGCGCTGACGCGAAAACGGATCGCTTCCGGCGTTGACTGGGTCAAGGCATGGATGGGAGTGACGGCGGAAGACCTGAAAGCTATCACCGAAGAGGCCCACAAGGCAGGCAAGAAGGTTGCGACCCACGGCACGAACGATGCCGAAATCAACGCTGCTGTGGATGCGCACGTAGATAGCATCGAACATACCGGCGGTGCGGCGAGTGGTCCCTTCTCGCCCCAACTGATCAACAAAATGGCGCAATCGGGCATCTGGGTTGTGCCCACCATGATGCAGGGCTGGGTCTACAAGCTCACAGAGGACTTTCCGGAGCGGGTTGACGATCCCCAGCTGAAGAAAGATTTTCCCCCCGACATTTACAAGCTGGCGCACGAGCAAACGGAACATCCCGAGCGGCTGCAGTACTACTTTGCAGACATACATGAGCGCATTAAGGCTATGCCAGACGCATGGAAGCAGCTCATCAGCGGCATATCCAATCACATCCTTCTTGGCACCGACAGCGGGACTCCACTCAATTGGCAAACTAATGCCACCAGGAATGAATTGATCCTGTTTGTCCAGAACGGGATGACGCCGCTGCAAGCGATCAGCGCCGGGACGCGGTGGCCGGCAATGGCTCTGGGGAAACTTGATGAGTTCGGAACTGTCGTTCCGAACAAATATGCCGACATCATCGTGGTGGATGGCAATCCCCTCGAAGATATGGCGTATATGAAAAACGTTGTCCACATATTCAAAGAGGGCGTGCAAGTCAAGTAG
- a CDS encoding response regulator: MSEKEFLNSWKEVAQYVGRSERTIQRWERYLGFPVHRPAGKLRSSVIALPAEIDKWIKGTPTMRASEIEEPQAPGPIAVQPAPEGSPRVGPLLLCIADQGRAGKVRIAFLEAQGYRVLTSRDGRSGVALFEQHRVDLVVLETGVKDMEAEVVLRMLKRRNSKIPVVVLSGEEELSVRVRQLADSTLTKAAGATVLLSTIQSWVGIPPKLVAKAVIRMEPLTKTCPAPAQEPRMRRSG; the protein is encoded by the coding sequence ATGTCTGAAAAAGAGTTCCTTAATTCCTGGAAGGAAGTTGCCCAATACGTCGGCCGCAGCGAACGCACTATTCAGCGTTGGGAAAGGTATCTCGGCTTCCCCGTGCATCGTCCCGCAGGCAAGCTTCGCAGCTCTGTAATTGCTCTTCCTGCGGAGATCGACAAATGGATCAAAGGGACGCCGACAATGCGTGCTTCCGAAATCGAAGAACCTCAAGCGCCCGGTCCGATTGCCGTTCAACCTGCGCCGGAAGGAAGCCCTCGGGTTGGACCCCTGTTGCTTTGCATTGCTGATCAAGGACGGGCCGGAAAAGTCCGCATTGCATTTTTAGAAGCTCAGGGTTATCGGGTGCTGACGTCACGTGATGGACGCAGCGGGGTGGCCCTGTTTGAGCAGCATCGCGTCGATCTGGTGGTGCTTGAGACAGGTGTCAAGGACATGGAAGCAGAAGTTGTTTTGCGCATGTTGAAGCGGCGCAATTCGAAAATCCCTGTCGTCGTCTTGTCTGGGGAAGAAGAGTTGTCCGTGAGAGTACGCCAGCTCGCAGACAGCACACTGACAAAAGCGGCAGGTGCTACTGTTCTCCTGTCCACTATCCAGAGCTGGGTAGGCATACCTCCGAAGCTGGTGGCAAAGGCAGTCATTCGCATGGAGCCTCTTACAAAAACATGTCCCGCACCGGCGCAGGAACCCAGAATGCGTCGCTCTGGATAG
- a CDS encoding sensor histidine kinase — protein MSDPSLQSFCQQMVLKERKQLAADIHDTLCQSLSAIILQLQAAEEELPHNLDIAQRHIRRAHELAGSSISEARRTIWRLFHDSSEEEDLATALSLLAKDLLAETPLKLELLIPKMARSVRPDIRLLLLHVGREAVTNVVKHARATNVRIELLYKKREALLCVHDDGLGIHNSAAPRDCFGITSMRQGAESQGGTLLVQSQPGKGTRVMARVPLD, from the coding sequence ATGAGCGACCCCAGTTTGCAATCTTTCTGTCAGCAAATGGTATTGAAAGAACGCAAGCAATTAGCGGCCGACATCCACGACACACTCTGTCAAAGCCTGAGCGCTATCATTCTTCAGCTACAAGCGGCCGAAGAAGAGCTTCCGCATAACTTGGACATCGCTCAACGGCACATACGCCGCGCACACGAGCTGGCGGGGAGCAGTATAAGCGAAGCGCGGCGCACGATCTGGAGACTCTTTCATGATTCGTCGGAAGAAGAGGACCTGGCGACAGCCTTGTCCCTATTAGCGAAGGACCTTTTAGCGGAGACACCTCTGAAACTCGAGCTCTTGATTCCGAAAATGGCTCGATCGGTCCGACCAGACATTCGGCTTTTGCTCTTGCACGTCGGAAGAGAAGCGGTGACGAATGTCGTAAAGCACGCACGTGCGACTAACGTCCGCATTGAGCTGCTCTACAAAAAAAGAGAAGCACTGTTGTGCGTCCACGATGACGGCCTTGGGATCCATAATTCTGCCGCACCGCGAGATTGCTTTGGCATTACTAGCATGCGTCAAGGAGCAGAGAGTCAGGGGGGAACGCTTTTAGTTCAAAGCCAGCCGGGCAAAGGAACGCGCGTTATGGCACGTGTACCTTTGGACTAG